A single Anopheles arabiensis isolate DONGOLA chromosome 2, AaraD3, whole genome shotgun sequence DNA region contains:
- the LOC120895286 gene encoding putative aminopeptidase W07G4.4 → MGVEGYLPCEIDPVDNLEVALNRAARCDTLCVIDDANLHPVLAREIEQQKTFDAGICSEVSCFRCTVGSEPVRVVYSPVGELSDFDDVRRYAEAAGQAMRRALKAGAKFPLLVLPAPTERFSAAPLVALLGALHELYVPLQLREDVPAKRQRYAKIGLLHPDGAQRGQDLLRQVQSLEAGRFVARDIGGGDPERMAPPRVAEYVLQAFAGGPVKVTVVDDPRVFERDYPLFQAVNRAAGTVERHRGRIVFLEYRPPKPARKTVVLVGKGVTYDTGGADIKAGGVMAGMSRDKCGAAAVAGFMKVVEQRQPQDVHAIGVLCMVRNSVGEECYVSDEMVTSRAGVRVRVGNTDAEGRMAMADALCQMKERVLSEGLPDPHLYTVATLTGHAVLAVGNSAIVMDNGPARAANHGPELQRAGEVVGDPFEISVLRREDFDFHRGKCYGEDVLQANNLPSSRTPRGHQGPAAFLMLATGLDKCGLSSTHPIKYSHLDIAGSAGDVPDTPTGSPILALAQAHLQ, encoded by the exons CTACCTTCCGTGCGAGATTGACCCGGTGGATAATCTGGAAGTTGCCCTTAATCGTGCCGCCCGCTGCGACACGCTGTGCGTGATCGATGATGCCAACCTCCATCCGGTGCTGGCCCGCGAAATTGAACAGCAGAAAACGTTCGACGCCGGTATCTGCTCCGAGGTGAGCTGTTTTCGCTGTACAGTTGGCAGCGAGCCGGTTCGCGTCGTGTACAGCCCCGTCGGCGAGCTGTCCGATTTCGATGATGTGCGCCGGTACGCGGAAGCTGCCGGTCAGGCGATGAGGCGCGCACTGAAGGCAGGCGCAAAGTTTCCGCTGCTGGTATTGCCCGCGCCCACCGAACGCTTCTCGGCCGCCCCACTGGTAGCACTGCTCGGTGCCCTGCACGAGCTGTACGTGCCGCTGCAGCTGCGCGAGGATGTGCCGGCGAAGCGGCAGCGGTACGCGAAGATTGGCCTGCTGCATCCGGACGGCGCACAGCGAGGACAGGATCTGTTGCGCCAGGTGCAGTCGCTGGAGGCGGGTCGGTTTGTGGCGCGCGATATCGGCGGCGGCGATCCGGAGCGCATGGCACCGCCGCGCGTGGCCGAGTACGTGCTGCAGGCGTTCGCAGGCGGCCCGGTCAAGGTGACGGTCGTGGACGATCCGCGCGTGTTCGAGCGCGACTACCCGCTGTTCCAGGCGGTCAATCGGGCGGCGGGCACGGTCGAGCGGCACCGGGGCCGCATCGTCTTCCTCGAGTACCGGCCGCCGAAGCCGGCCCGCAAGACGGTGGTGCTGGTCGGCAAGGGCGTGACGTACGATACCGGCGGTGCCGACATCAAGGCGGGCGGTGTGATGGCGGGCATGAGCCGGGACAAGTGTGGTGCGGCCGCCGTGGCCGGCTTCATGAAGGTGGTCGAGCAGCGGCAACCGCAGGACGTGCACGCGATCGGTGTGCTCTGCATGGTGCGCAACTCGGTCGGCGAGGAGTGCTACGTGTCGGACGAAATGGTGACGTCGCGGGCCGGGGTGCGCGTCCGCGTCGGCAACACCGATGCCGAGGGTCGCATGGCCATGGCCGATGCGCTCTGCCAGATGAAGGAGCGCGTGCTGAGCGAGGGCCTGCCCGATCCGCACCTGTACACGGTCGCCACGCTGACGGGGCATGCGGTGCTGGCCGTCGGCAACAGTGCCATCGTGATGGACAACGGGCCGGCCCGTGCCGCGAACCATGGGCCCGAGCTGCAGCGGGCCGGTGAGGTGGTGGGCGATCCGTTCGAAATATCGGTGCTGCGCCGGGAGGACTTTGATTTCCACCGCGGCAAATGCTACGGCGAGGACGTGCTGCAGGCCAACAATCTCCCGTCGAGCCGTACGCCCCGCGGTCATCAG GGCCCGGCGGCGTTCCTGATGCTGGCAACCGGGCTGGACAAATGCGGCCTCAGCTCGACCCATCCGATCAAGTATTCCCATCTGGACATTGCTGGCAGTGCCGGGGACGTTCCAGACACACCGACCGGATCGCCCATCCTGGCCCTGGCGCAGGCTCATCTGCAATAG